The sequence below is a genomic window from Methylotuvimicrobium alcaliphilum 20Z.
AATTCGCACGGTTCGACGTAAGCCTGGCAATCGCGCGTGCCCAAAAAAATATCCTGCCGGCCGCCCCGTTCCAGCATACGCTGTACGATGCTGTAATGCTTGCCGTCGATTCTGTCCTTTGCCAATTCGGGCCGATGCTCGTTCCATTCGAAATGCGCTTGTACCTGATACTCAACGTCCCGTAAAAAGGTATAAATGGCCAGCGTATTGCCGCCGTTCCAAACCAATGGCTTGGTCCCTTTGGTCTGCGTTCTCAGCGGCTTGATTACTCTGACTTTATCTACGTACCAGATCAAGGTTGGTTTCCAGTAGATCGACTTGAGCACGCCCTTGATCGCTTCATAGGTCGGCAGATGATAAGAACATTTCTCGCCGCCGATGCGCGTTACCGGATCGGTAAATAAGGCGTGACGCCCCCACAATCGAAAACTGATGCTGTTTTTCACGAACACTCCTTATAAAATTATTGCCTCGGCTTTGCTGACCGGCTCGGTCGACAGGCCGAAGGCTTCACTGTAATAACGCTCGTCCAGACCGTAAATTCCTTCGCCAGGTTGAATTTCGTAAACCGCCTGCTGTTCGACCAGTCGGCGCCAGACGTTCGGAAAGACATTGACGCTGTATTGCTGAGCGCGTTGCAAACATTCACGAAACCGCCGCGCTTCAAATCGTTTGGCGATACCGCCCAACTCGACAAGTAACTGCTTTCCTTCAAGATACGGCACGATAACCGAATGCGTCGGCGCGTCGATCGCCTTGAACACATTGCCGGCGGTCATGAACGATTGCTTCAAATGCAATGCGGCACCGACTCCGACGTTGTACTTGTTCTGGCTCAATAAATTCAACAAAGAATCGTCCCTTCCCACTTGTTTGGCCGAAAGCGGATAACTCATGTCATCCGCACGGTCATAAAAGTAGTATTGAAAATAACGCCGCATCGCTTCGGGAGACAATAAGTCTTCATCTTCGATTTCGCTCAAAACGCGCTTGGTTTTTTCCTGGCCGACCTTGATATCGATCAATTGCGATATGGTTTCCCGAGCCGGATTGACAATGTGCACCGTCGCGGTCGACAAGTGTCCGTTGCGATTGCAACGCCCCGCCGCTTGCGCTATCGAGTCGAGTCCGGCCAAAAAACGAACGACGCCGGCAAAATCGATATCGACGCCCGCCTCGATCAATTGCGTGCTGATGCATAGCACCGGCAACCCGTCCGCCAAACGCTGGCGCATAAGCTTGAACAAGGCCTTTCGATGCGCGGCGCATTGGCCTGTGCTCAGGTGAAACAGGCTTTCGATATCGACGGTTTCGGCGCATTTCAAATACAAGGCCTGCGCCCAGGCTTTGGTATTGACGATGACCAGGCAATTTCCTTTTGTGTCGAGTTCGGTCAGCGCCAATTCGGCGATTTCGTCTTCGCTCCAACCTTCGGGTTTGGTCTTGTCACTGATAACGACCCGCTTGAGTTGATCGAACAAGCCGCTGATATCGGGCATCAACTCGCTGTTTTGCGGTAACGACAACTGGCCTTTGTCCGACGCCCGCAAACGATCCAGCACCGGCTGCGTGGCGGTGCACAGTACGGCGGTCATCCCGGCATGATCGGCTAAAAAGTTTAGCGCATTACAGAATAAATGCGTGCACTGAATCGGTAGGGTTTGAATTTCATCGAAAATCACGACGCTGTTCGCCAGTTGATGTAAGCGCCGAACACCGCGTGTGCCGCCGCCGAACAGAGTTTCCAAAAACTGCACCATTGTCGTTAAAACGATCGGCGCATCCCAGTTTTCTGCCGCTAATTTGCTATGCCAGGTTTGTCGTTCCGGTTCCAAATTGCTGTGTTGTTCAAGCACCCACGGATACGCATCGCTTTCCCGTTCAAGTGCGCTGCGTATCGCGGCGGCATTTTGTTCAATGATCGAAGTATATGGAATGACGTAAATGATGCGCTCCAATTTATGCTTTTGAGCGTGGTGCAAGGCATAGCGCAAACTTGCGTAGGTTTTGCCGCCGCCGGTCGGTACGGTCAGCGTATAGATGCCTTGCGGCTCGTGGGCACGGTTTTTACACACTTCGGAAATTTCGCGCCGGATTCCGTCAATCGGAGTATTGGATTCGGTCGGTTTATTCGAGAATCCTGCCAAAAACAATTCCAGACGTTCTATCGCCACTGTCAATTGCAAGTCGTTTTTGTTTCGGTAGCACGCATTACCGGGTGTTTCAAAATCGGCGCTGTCGATGCGATCGGCATCGATCAGACAGCTAAACAAAAATCGCGTCCAAAAGCCCAAATAAAATTCTCGTATCGTTGTTGACTGCTTCGAGCCGGACATCATCATTACCCTGATTTGTTCGAGCATCGCTTTTAGCAGCGGCTTGTCCATTAGTTTCTTTGCTCGTTCGAGAATTTGACTGTCGGCGTTCTCCTTGCATTCGGCCAAATGCGTTCGAACGTCGTCTTTCTGCATGCGCACATTGAAACCGTTGCTGCCGTCCGGTTTCAGGCAGTCGATCAGGCCGCTGTGATGCGAGGCAATGCAAACCGCCATAATCTGCCCGCACAAGCGGCCTTCGCCGTTATTGCCATAACGGCTCAACTCTTGCCAAATCCATTGCGCACCGGCGCTGGAGTGATCAATTTTACCTTTCAGCGCTTTGGCGTCGACGGCTTCATTGTCGATGTCAGGATCGATCAGCCCCGTGGCTGATTGCAGATAATTTTGAAACTCAGTGCTGTATTTGCCGAAATCATGCAGCAAACCGATCAATTCGCCCGCTTCCGGCAGGTTGATTTTAGTGGCCAGTTTTTTTGCAATTTCAGCAACATCGATAAGGTGCTCTTCCAAAGTTTGTATTTTCTTATCATTAGAACGGACATGTGCAACATAAAGCGTGTCTTTTATTTTCAAAATACGATCTCGATACAAAATTTTTATCTATTTCAGACGAGATATACCGTTCACTCTGGTGAAAACTCCGAAGGTTCCAAGACAAATTAAATCGGCATTCTCATTCTGCAAATGTAGAGCATGCCAACCGTTTACGCTAGACAATAAAGCCTTGCCCTTGGCAAAGTAATCGAAATGACCAAAGTAAGCCGAAAAAATTGGAACTAGAAAAAGGGGCAGGATTAATTTCCCTCACGCCGACGAAACTGCATTGCACTAAAAGCCTTGTATTTTGCCTCCGCCTGCGCTATTCGCGCGGACTCCGGCAAAACACCCGGCAATACGGCTATCGGTGGCTAAAAATCTTCACTTCGCTAACGCTCCATTGTTGAGTAGACCGCAGGCACTTCCCCCACAGACTCTCGCAGAACGGTACGTGAACCTCTCGATTCATACCGCTCCCATCAGGCAAACGCACCTATCATTCCCGCCCGCCAATGGGCAAACAAGTTTGGATGTTGATCTGCAATCTTCTCCAGAAACAGCATTGCCTTTATTTTATGCTGGCGTAGCGGCTTGAACTTTCGTCTTACCCACCTCACCAGAGTCATGTTGACGTGACGACACATACCATATAACGCAGATCGGGTATAACAACCATAATAGCCTATCCATCCCCTAATGATGGGATTCAACCATTGTGCTATTTGCCCTAAGCTCAACTCGGTACGCGTTCTGACTCGTAACTTTCTGACCTTTCCTCGCATTGACTTCAGCGCCGCTTTACTCACCGCCGGCGTAAAGTTTACAAACACACTGTTTCTTTTGCGATTCCTACACAGTCGCCGTCTGAACGTATACCCCAGAAAATCAAAGGAGGTATGCTTATAGCGCCCTTTGCGACTTCCATCTTTACAGTAAACAATCTTGGTTTTCACCGGATGAAGTTCAAGCCCACAGGACTGAAAGCGTTGTTTCAGTGCTTCCAGCATGTGTTTGGCTTCTGCCTCACTCCGGCAGTGCACCAGACCATCATCGGCATAACGACACCAGGGTGTATCCGAGTAGTGCTTTTGCAACCATTTGTCGAAGACATAGTGCAGAAACAGATTACTGAGCACCGGACTGACAACTCCACCTTGTGGCGTGCCTTTTCCCCGGCTACTCAATTCCCCATTGGGCATCTGCATCGGCACCGTCAACCAGCGCTCGATATACAATCTCACCCAAGCCGTATCGGTATGCTTATAGACCGCTTTAAGCAATAGATCATGCGGTATATTGTCGAATAATCCCTTAATATCAAACTCAAGTACCCAGTCATAGCGCCAACAACGTTCTCGCGTGACACCCACCGCATCGAGTGCTGACTTATTCGGCCTGTAGCCATACGAGTCAGGCAAAAAGTGCGGCTCAACCTGGGGTTCAAATTCCAGTTTGACGACCATCTGAGCAATACGATCACTCACGGTGGGTATACCCAAAATCCGTTCGCCACCTGCTTTCTTCGGTATGGCTACCGCTTTGACAGGCGGCGGGAAGTAACTGCCGGACGACAGCCGATTCCATAACTTGTAAAGATTGTCTTTCAGATTTCTTTCAAAATCTGCCAACGATTGCCTATCAACACCTGCAGCACCCGCATTGGCTTTCACCAATTCAAATGCACGCATCACTTGCCATTTCGAAATGACAAATGGCTTTGCCTCGCTCATATCATCCTCCTGCCTTTCAACAGTTGTGATAGCAATAAAGGCTGCCTGATGTTGCCCCTTCGCTCCTCGTTCATTACAAACGCTTCAACACTACTACGAGCAACTCCGCCCCAGTATCACGCATCGGTACTCTCATACTTATCAATTTAGTGATTTGCATTTCTCCCTTAACATCATGATGACTGGTTCCCACAGTTCCCATTGAAAGCCCGGTACAGAGTCACGCCCACTATACGCCGGACACCATCTGCACAGACTTCGGATCCGCTTGCAGACTCATCCCTGAAGTCTTGGACGCCCCAGGTTTTGATGTCGAGTCTCTGAATAACGACGCGTCAACATAGGTTCGGTTTAACTCGTCTCTCTGTACCCTACCTGCTAATTATGAATTAGCTTTTC
It includes:
- the cas5c gene encoding type I-C CRISPR-associated protein Cas5c, coding for MKNSISFRLWGRHALFTDPVTRIGGEKCSYHLPTYEAIKGVLKSIYWKPTLIWYVDKVRVIKPLRTQTKGTKPLVWNGGNTLAIYTFLRDVEYQVQAHFEWNEHRPELAKDRIDGKHYSIVQRMLERGGRQDIFLGTRDCQAYVEPCEFGSIEGAYDEIDELAFGLMFHSFAYPDETGIDELHSRFWHATMKKGILEFPRPENCPVSRFVRPMRRKPFGIGSNLLAVEDEENRR
- a CDS encoding CRISPR-associated helicase/endonuclease Cas3, whose product is MKIKDTLYVAHVRSNDKKIQTLEEHLIDVAEIAKKLATKINLPEAGELIGLLHDFGKYSTEFQNYLQSATGLIDPDIDNEAVDAKALKGKIDHSSAGAQWIWQELSRYGNNGEGRLCGQIMAVCIASHHSGLIDCLKPDGSNGFNVRMQKDDVRTHLAECKENADSQILERAKKLMDKPLLKAMLEQIRVMMMSGSKQSTTIREFYLGFWTRFLFSCLIDADRIDSADFETPGNACYRNKNDLQLTVAIERLELFLAGFSNKPTESNTPIDGIRREISEVCKNRAHEPQGIYTLTVPTGGGKTYASLRYALHHAQKHKLERIIYVIPYTSIIEQNAAAIRSALERESDAYPWVLEQHSNLEPERQTWHSKLAAENWDAPIVLTTMVQFLETLFGGGTRGVRRLHQLANSVVIFDEIQTLPIQCTHLFCNALNFLADHAGMTAVLCTATQPVLDRLRASDKGQLSLPQNSELMPDISGLFDQLKRVVISDKTKPEGWSEDEIAELALTELDTKGNCLVIVNTKAWAQALYLKCAETVDIESLFHLSTGQCAAHRKALFKLMRQRLADGLPVLCISTQLIEAGVDIDFAGVVRFLAGLDSIAQAAGRCNRNGHLSTATVHIVNPARETISQLIDIKVGQEKTKRVLSEIEDEDLLSPEAMRRYFQYYFYDRADDMSYPLSAKQVGRDDSLLNLLSQNKYNVGVGAALHLKQSFMTAGNVFKAIDAPTHSVIVPYLEGKQLLVELGGIAKRFEARRFRECLQRAQQYSVNVFPNVWRRLVEQQAVYEIQPGEGIYGLDERYYSEAFGLSTEPVSKAEAIIL
- the ltrA gene encoding group II intron reverse transcriptase/maturase; translation: MSEAKPFVISKWQVMRAFELVKANAGAAGVDRQSLADFERNLKDNLYKLWNRLSSGSYFPPPVKAVAIPKKAGGERILGIPTVSDRIAQMVVKLEFEPQVEPHFLPDSYGYRPNKSALDAVGVTRERCWRYDWVLEFDIKGLFDNIPHDLLLKAVYKHTDTAWVRLYIERWLTVPMQMPNGELSSRGKGTPQGGVVSPVLSNLFLHYVFDKWLQKHYSDTPWCRYADDGLVHCRSEAEAKHMLEALKQRFQSCGLELHPVKTKIVYCKDGSRKGRYKHTSFDFLGYTFRRRLCRNRKRNSVFVNFTPAVSKAALKSMRGKVRKLRVRTRTELSLGQIAQWLNPIIRGWIGYYGCYTRSALYGMCRHVNMTLVRWVRRKFKPLRQHKIKAMLFLEKIADQHPNLFAHWRAGMIGAFA